A section of the Campylobacter concisus genome encodes:
- the lon gene encoding endopeptidase La: MQINENKGFPTEIPIIVEDELFLYPFMITPLFLSDDENLKALELAIQEETPILVVPTKPQQDGARDFDGIYDAGVIGTIMRRVPLPDGRVKVLFQGIDKGKILKQSGINPLRGIVDMLHVKRPSQVKTDALIVVLREKVRELSQFSHFFPPDLLKTIEESAEAIRVCDLVSSALRLKKQIAYGFFVEENLEQRLLKLIDYVIEEIEANKLQKEIKNKVHSKIDKTNKEYFLKEQLKQIQAELGADTSREEELEEYRKKLDAKKKFMAEDAYKEIKKQIDKLSRMHPDSADANTLQSYLDWVLEIPFENIAKKKSSIAEVSKHLNADHYSLEKPKERIEEYFALRELLELRGVGEKVNNGAILCFAGPPGVGKTSLANSIAKALKRELVRIALGGLEDVNELRGHRRTYIGAMPGRIVQGLIEAKQMNPVVVLDEIDKVSRSYRGDPTAVLLEILDPEQNNKFRDYYLNFNIDLSKIIFIATANDVSMIPAALRDRMEFIELSSYTPQEKFEIAKKYLLPQELKKHGLKPSDVSISKEALELIISDYTRESGVRNLRRRIADILRKVAKNILTKKNEGKISVTAKNLKEFLEKKVYEIEPADKKDQIGLVNGLAWTSVGGDVLRIEAIRIQGKGSMQITGQLGDVMKESAQIAFSVVKVLIDNKKIKVPMTIVPKLDDDKRKLEASDVYRRYDLHLHVPEGAVPKDGPSAGITMATAIASILTDTKVKHDIAMTGEITLTGRVLPIGGLKEKLIAAHKAGIKTALIPRKNYDRDLVDIPAEVKADMKIIAVDTIDDVLKNALVAKK; this comes from the coding sequence TTGCAAATAAACGAAAATAAAGGCTTCCCAACCGAAATTCCCATCATCGTTGAGGACGAGCTATTTTTATATCCATTTATGATAACTCCGCTCTTTTTAAGCGATGATGAAAATTTAAAGGCACTCGAACTTGCCATACAAGAAGAGACTCCGATCCTTGTGGTGCCCACAAAGCCTCAGCAAGACGGCGCTAGAGACTTTGATGGCATCTATGATGCTGGCGTTATCGGCACGATAATGCGCCGTGTGCCACTACCTGATGGACGCGTAAAAGTACTATTTCAGGGCATCGACAAAGGTAAAATTTTAAAACAATCAGGTATAAATCCACTCCGTGGTATCGTCGATATGCTCCACGTCAAGCGCCCATCGCAGGTCAAAACAGACGCTCTTATCGTGGTTTTAAGAGAAAAAGTGAGAGAGCTTTCGCAGTTTAGCCACTTTTTTCCACCAGATCTTTTAAAAACTATCGAAGAGAGTGCTGAAGCGATCAGGGTTTGTGACCTAGTCTCAAGCGCGCTTCGCTTAAAAAAACAGATCGCTTATGGCTTTTTTGTCGAGGAAAATTTAGAGCAACGCCTACTAAAGCTCATCGACTACGTTATCGAAGAGATTGAGGCAAATAAGCTTCAAAAAGAGATAAAAAATAAAGTCCATTCAAAGATCGATAAGACAAATAAAGAGTACTTTTTAAAAGAGCAGCTAAAGCAAATTCAAGCTGAGCTTGGAGCAGATACGAGCCGTGAAGAGGAGCTTGAAGAGTACCGCAAAAAGCTTGATGCGAAGAAGAAATTTATGGCCGAGGACGCCTACAAAGAGATCAAAAAACAAATAGATAAACTTAGTCGTATGCACCCAGACTCAGCTGACGCAAATACCTTACAAAGCTATCTTGACTGGGTTTTAGAAATTCCATTTGAAAATATAGCTAAGAAAAAGTCCTCTATCGCCGAGGTGAGCAAGCATTTAAATGCCGATCACTACAGTCTTGAAAAGCCAAAAGAGCGCATAGAGGAGTATTTTGCTTTGCGTGAGCTTTTGGAGCTTAGAGGCGTTGGCGAGAAGGTAAATAATGGCGCTATTTTATGCTTTGCAGGCCCTCCAGGTGTGGGTAAAACAAGCCTTGCAAACTCGATCGCAAAGGCGCTAAAGCGTGAACTAGTTAGGATCGCTCTTGGTGGACTTGAGGATGTAAACGAACTAAGAGGCCACCGCCGCACCTACATAGGCGCTATGCCAGGGCGTATCGTGCAAGGGCTCATAGAAGCCAAGCAGATGAACCCAGTGGTTGTGCTAGACGAGATCGACAAGGTTAGCAGAAGCTACAGAGGCGACCCGACCGCGGTTTTGCTTGAGATTTTAGATCCTGAGCAAAATAATAAATTTAGAGATTATTACCTAAATTTCAACATCGATCTTAGCAAGATCATCTTCATCGCTACAGCAAATGACGTGAGCATGATACCAGCTGCACTTCGTGATAGGATGGAGTTTATCGAGCTTAGCTCATACACACCACAAGAGAAATTTGAGATCGCTAAAAAATATCTATTGCCTCAAGAGCTTAAAAAGCACGGCCTAAAACCAAGCGATGTTAGCATCAGCAAAGAGGCACTTGAGCTAATTATCAGCGACTACACAAGAGAGAGTGGTGTGCGAAATTTACGCCGTAGGATCGCTGATATATTAAGAAAGGTCGCCAAAAATATCCTCACTAAAAAAAATGAGGGCAAGATCAGCGTTACGGCTAAAAATTTGAAAGAATTTTTAGAGAAAAAGGTCTATGAGATCGAGCCAGCGGACAAGAAAGATCAGATCGGCTTAGTAAATGGCTTAGCCTGGACAAGTGTCGGTGGCGATGTGCTAAGGATCGAGGCTATCAGGATCCAGGGTAAAGGCAGCATGCAGATCACAGGTCAGCTAGGCGACGTGATGAAAGAGAGCGCTCAGATCGCATTTAGCGTGGTAAAAGTGCTGATAGACAACAAAAAAATAAAAGTACCGATGACTATCGTGCCAAAACTAGATGACGATAAGCGTAAACTCGAAGCTAGCGATGTTTATAGGCGCTATGATCTTCACTTGCACGTACCAGAGGGCGCTGTACCAAAAGACGGCCCAAGTGCTGGCATCACGATGGCAACTGCGATCGCGTCTATACTAACCGACACAAAGGTAAAACACGACATAGCAATGACTGGTGAGATTACGCTAACTGGTAGAGTTCTGCCGATTGGTGGTCTAAAAGAGAAGCTAATCGCCGCGCACAAAGCTGGCATCAAAACAGCCCTGATACCTCGCAAGAACTACGACCGCGACCTAGTAGATATCCCAGCCGAAGTAAAGGCTGATATGAAGATTATCGCCGTAGATACGATCGATGATGTGCTAAAAAACGCTCTTGTAGCTAAAAAATAA
- a CDS encoding outer membrane protein assembly factor BamD, which translates to MKRFSKFLAVVALLGLFSGCAEKYTELYNLTPDEWYAQVIADIKDGDLEAADKHYVSMASEHVASPLLEQILLILAQAHANDEEYLMANHYLDEYIKRYGDNGPKTEFAQYLKIKANFDSFTQPNRNQKLMEDSVTEIEKFLYMYPNTEYKPLIETMLIKFKLALYFLDMQIADLYNRTGRDVSAKIYEQKLEESPFKNSDLIKPDVAWYRKLFE; encoded by the coding sequence ATGAAAAGATTTTCTAAATTTCTAGCAGTTGTGGCTCTTTTGGGGCTTTTTAGTGGTTGTGCTGAAAAATATACCGAGCTTTACAATCTAACTCCTGATGAGTGGTATGCTCAGGTTATAGCTGATATAAAAGATGGCGATCTTGAAGCGGCCGATAAACACTATGTTTCAATGGCAAGCGAACACGTAGCAAGCCCACTTTTGGAGCAAATTTTACTTATCCTTGCCCAAGCTCACGCAAATGATGAAGAGTATCTAATGGCAAATCACTATCTTGACGAGTACATTAAAAGATACGGCGATAACGGCCCAAAAACAGAGTTTGCTCAGTATCTAAAGATAAAAGCAAATTTTGACTCATTTACTCAGCCAAACCGCAACCAAAAGCTTATGGAAGATAGCGTAACAGAGATCGAGAAATTTCTTTATATGTATCCAAATACCGAGTATAAGCCTCTTATCGAGACTATGCTTATTAAATTCAAACTCGCGCTTTACTTCCTAGATATGCAAATAGCAGATCTTTACAATAGAACCGGCCGTGATGTTTCGGCTAAAATTTACGAGCAAAAGCTTGAAGAGTCGCCGTTTAAAAACTCAGATCTTATCAAACCTGACGTGGCATGGTATAGAAAACTGTTTGAATAG
- the fliW gene encoding flagellar assembly protein FliW — MIFSVKSPILGFEHIKTMELIELDKFFVKLASKDDETSFTMINPFALRSYEFDIPSYYEDLMEIKESSQLRIYNIIVVALPLEKSTVNFIAPIVCNMDNMTLSQVVLDIAKYPQYGQAEMIENFIQK; from the coding sequence ATGATTTTTAGTGTTAAAAGCCCTATTTTAGGCTTTGAGCATATCAAGACGATGGAGTTAATTGAACTTGATAAATTTTTTGTTAAGCTAGCAAGTAAAGATGATGAGACATCTTTTACAATGATAAATCCTTTTGCATTAAGAAGCTACGAATTCGATATTCCAAGCTATTATGAAGATCTTATGGAGATTAAAGAAAGCTCTCAACTTAGAATTTATAACATTATCGTTGTTGCACTCCCGCTTGAAAAATCAACTGTAAATTTTATAGCTCCTATCGTTTGCAATATGGACAATATGACCTTATCCCAAGTCGTTTTAGACATTGCCAAATATCCTCAGTACGGGCAAGCTGAAATGATAGAAAATTTTATACAAAAATAG